A stretch of DNA from Labrus mixtus chromosome 6, fLabMix1.1, whole genome shotgun sequence:
gggaagtttttttttttttaaatatcagctttaaaatgtgaatttacagaagattttagcattcagaccAACTAAAGAAGCgttgcaaacaataagaaaaacacaattgcttgtctatatctatgttctgttctaactttttgataaagcttcagtgaaacatgaaaaacacatcctcctaaccttcagtccctttttataaatgggatgaatttgcactaaggggtgatgtgaagggcagtcacttGATGACTGCTCTCAGAGCAGTCTGAGAGCAGTCATCAAGTATggcaatattttctcttctatcataaaatatgtaacattatcaatatattaacctgatgtttagctcctgctgattttcatgaagtttatATTCCTTCTCTTATTACATGTATTGACCAGCTGTCACGTTAATGTTGCCTGGGATAgtaatgaaccagaaagctgcatgaagttaccttcaagctagcacacatttctctcaacatctttacctatggctaccaaacattaaatatgatcagacaggatgtttaacagaaaggctggcttgCTAGCCAGACTTCGAATCTTTCCAGTGTTTACacgaaaaaaaataacattatgtAAATTAGCCAGAAATTGACATAGTGCGAGAATGGTCCGAGCGCCCAGCCGCGCACCTCCAAGATTTTGTAACAACGCGGACGAGTTCGTGCCGACCgcgttgcaatgattggctgcagggcccGGAAGTACTTTCTTCAGGCCGTGTTGAGCAATCAGACCGCTCTGACCGCAATCACTATGAAACGACTCGACGTTTGCAGGGACCCCTGTCACTGATAAAGTGGTATTACCACTATCcttccattatctttaccgcttttcctgTCCGGgtctggagccgatcccagctgtcattgggcgagaggcggggttacatcctggactgttcgccaatcaatcacagagctgacatatagagacagacaacaagccacacaaattcacatttacgggcaatttagagtcagcaattgacctaacgagcatgtctttggactgtgggaggaagcaggaTTACGCATGCGCAAGGAGAACATGCAATTTTCAATCTCCTCACAGAAAGACCCTGTCTGACCCAAACCctgaacctcctcgctgtgaggcaacagcgctaaccactgcaccaccatgcagcccagTTTTGCAACTCAATCGAGCAAAACATATTTGGATGGTGTTTAAATTCTCTTCTTgctgttttcactttaaaacagCTCATCTGAGTTTGTGTTCTTGTAAGGGGAACGTCTTGGTTAATCAGTTTGTATTTGTACAAAAATCATGCAGAATGACCCAAAGACTGTATTTAGTGTATATTAAGGAGCCAGTATACTACTTAAATGCATGCTACTATGCAGCTGTATAGCTTATTGTTAATGTCtactaaaataaatgaagtgttACAATATTTCTCTTTgcattattaattaatttatatgAATTAAGCAGTGGAACAATTGCATGTGTTTTGATTCAGCAGTGTGAAACATGCAGACCACCTgtgctgtaaacacacactgctcagaTGCCAAATcataaataatcacattttaataagTCTCAAACAGATGCCagtgttaaaagaaaacatatgtGGGGAATCGTTTGGAAGCAGTGATGCTGAGAGTTTTTTTATCTCTCAGTTTTCTTTCCGTTTGTCTTATTTACCTGTTTTAGCTGCCACAAGGCGAGCGGATTATCATCCCCCCAGGGGGGAAGGTTGTTCACTTTGCAGAGGACTTGAGGGGGACCGAGCTGATGTTATCGTTCTCTCTGAAGTCTGTGCTCTCTCTTTGAACACACTTTATCTTCACATCTCTGTTACTCGCCTGCAAATGGATCAACTACACAGGGGCTGCTTTGAGATGAATTAGCAATAGGAAGGTGCCCGAGTCACTGGTGAGGCACACTTAATTTGTATAACATAAATTAATGTTCTAAAAATAAGAACCTCGAGTGGAGAGTCAGAAACAATGAACTCCCCCAAGTGATGAGGGATTACACACAAAAAGCAGAGTTAAAATgacactttcacacatgcacaacactcCTGTAAACTTCCAGAAGTTTTCACCATGAATTTTTTACTCTGACTTcagtttttcctgccagccctctAAGTAAATGTTCAACctgagctgatgtgaaaacccagcaggaaatattcaggagaatTCACATCAAGCCACAGGTaggggtgatgatgtttatatccttCGACTGGCACTCGACCATAAACTGTGGACATGTCCTGAGTGTTCTCCTCAAAAGAAATGACATTGctacattatgttttctgttccccAGAATATTCTTCCCAGCTCTTTTGATGATATGGTGTTGAATCTGCACATACTAATACTtggatataaaggcaaaaattgtCATCATAGCGTCCGACTGTTGACTCGTCTGCCACTTCCACGTAATTCTTTTTGCAAATTTCCAACAGGGATGCCTTCCAGCTCTGAGGTGCATTTGTAAACAAGCACGTcgggaagatttcaggggcagcctgcctgaaattttctagaaatgttcacgagtgcatttgtgaaaatgtgtctttcctcttcagcaaattaaacattaaataagcagagaaagagaagataaATGAGTGAGACAAGAGCAATCAGACACTAGCTGAAGGAGGACGACAGGCAGAGAGACTGACGCACTTCAAGGGAGCTCCGAGAGACCTTCCTCCTTTAGTCTGATCCCTCTTGCCCCTCTCTGCTGCGGCAGCAAATAGCATTTGTGTGACACTTTGCTCCTGTGGGCCCGGCCTGCTATAATCCAGCAGTgaaatgtgatgttttcagcCGTCACTGTGCACTGaggctgttgttgctgtttggcTGCGGAGGAATCATAGCAGGGACCGAGGGCTCGACTGTAAACCCAAAGGAGAGTAGATTTCAGAGTGAAATGCCTTCTGGCACTCTTCCGCCAGCCCTTGATTTGGATAGACAAGAGCTGCTGGGGAGGATTGAGGGATAAAAGAGGCTGAGGGAGAGAAGTGACTGCAGCTCGGAGAACAGACACAGAGTCTATATATGCTGTATCAGCACTCCGACATATGGAGACACATAGTGCTGAGTGTGAAGTGTACTATAAAAAGAGGATGCATGTCTTGTTAGGCTTTAGCGGAGAAGCACCACAGATATAACGTTAGTGGAGTATGTTTATGTCTTTTTTACCTTATGACCCTTTATGGAGCTATCTGTCTCTGTGACATATTCTCCATTCTCTGCTTCTGTTGTTCTCAACATATAAGACAAGATGGTGAAACACTAAGCTTGTTTCTAAGGAGGTGTTTGCACATACAGCCCTCTCATGAAGCAGTGCTGTATGTGTAGGATGTATAACTGCAGCCTTGAAAAGAGAGACATCCTGCACACTGATCTTGCTCAGCATCAGCTTTATTAGAAGATACACAACATTTCTGTTCCTCTGGACCTTCGTCATGTGTGCTCTCAAACAACTCCCAAAGCCGAGATCAATGCTCCGCCCACTTTGTGTGCACGGGTGTTGGACATTTGATTTAATTAGGAGTGTCTCTCATTCATCAGCAGGGACCTGTGCAGCATCACTCACAACTAAATCCACATAAATGGAGGTCAATCAGATTTTAAGATTGCCCATGCAGCCCCTGGcaacccctctggacacgccccctgaCAGCCACATAGCATATTTTAtataatttgctttttttttgttactgcaATTTGGCCTAGTGGTTCATAACACAGTGTTCTGTTGTATGCCAAACATTAAATCCATACTTCATGCATCAGTGACTCTTGACTTTCTGTCTCCTGCAGAGCAGCATGAAGTCCACTTGCACGAGGAGGCTGTGCTTCACTTTGACTACATAGACAGCTCTGCGTGTGTAGCCCTGATCTcacctcagcttttttttttcatccctttGTTTTCAGGGCCTCAAAGGATTAATCAGAAGCTTTTATAACTCAGCTGCAAATAAGCAGACatgtctccttctcctccctttgacctgaatgcagcagcagcagtccctTCCCCTTCAGCTAAAACTTCCATGAGAGCAGCAAACACATGCCCTCTGCACCCGAggcaatgaaaaataaatcaacaaacaaatgaataagtaatcacaaaggaacaaaaaaaacaaggagcctTTAAATTATGTGTGAAAAACAGGTTTATCTGAACTGCTCTTAGGTTTCTGAGGCTTTTGTGTTCGCGATTATCCAGCATGTATTTTGGGAAACGTCGGTTTCCGAGTCCCTGATCTCATtacatttatgttcattgttctTTTTCTGATCAAGCAAGATGTAAAAAGGCTTCAGTGGGCTGATTTTGTGTATGCCATTGTTGGATATAGTATGCATCAGTCCCCACAGGCTTTTTGCATTTGAGCCAAAAACAGAGAACTAAAAACACTTTGCTGCTGCTCGGTGATGTCTTGGCAGCACGAATtgaataaaagtgtgttttcttatCCTGCACGGTGCCACCTTGATGTTTTAGAAATAGCTTCATGGTGATGCGAGCTCGGCGGCATCGTCCAGATGGTCACACCTGTGTGCACAGCTGTGCGGAGTAGCTCTGTTTTTAATAGAGATATAAACACAGAGATGCTCATTCAGATGGCAATGAGGTTATCTTTGAAATCCTATAAAAGCACTGCATCATCATTAAAACAGCAAGCCATTCAGGGTGTAATTAATTGCTTGTAGAGATGCTTCAGGTGCTGCAGTGTTCATGaactaaaaattaaaataaagaaaaccaaCTCATGCAGTTATAGAGCTGCAGCCCGGCTCAGTGACCCATGCTGGTTATAGTTTATGTGTACCTGCTGAGCCGTGTCAGTCATCTCCTAATGAGTATTAGCTTCTAACATTGACATTGAGGTCATTAATACACATGAAGGACACCTCCGTAATAGACTTGTACTGCACAAATACAGTGATTGTTAGTTTGCAAACAGCTTAGCAAGCAGCAAGCGTTCCTCATGCTTTGATTCGATGCTAAGTGCTTCATCAATCACAATCCCAGACAGATCATTAGAGGCTTCTAGGATGACAAGAGCAGCTAAAGCATCTAGAGCAGATTGCTTCAGACCACCCCTCAAACCTTTAATTATGCCCGAGGTTGGCAGTTATCAAAGACATGACGTGATAAGTGACTCGCTCAATGGTAGTCATAAGTTAAAGCAACTTGTTAGTGTCAGGGACTTTAAATGACTTTACTTTGCATTACAGAATCATAGCATTATGTGCTTTTTACATACAACAGGACACACAGATTCTCAGATTACCAAAAACACCAAAGGCTGGATTGAACTTCCAGCTGCACAAGACACTGCAGTTTTAAATGGCAGAGCTCTGACTTTGCTATTTTCAGACACTGTAACCAGATTGAAGCAGGATTAAATGTCCTTGCACAATACTTTTGTGCAAAGTGCTTCAAAAACAATGAAGATAATGCTGTCCTCCACCTAGTTtggctcacaaaaaaaaacacttattgaAAGGCAGGCcttgttttatcattttaaatattgaaataagAAATGTATCTGGACCtttcaggtgaatgtggcttaaCATCGGTGtaatgggacttttttttttactagaaatGAGACAATGACCCTTGCTTAGAGTTgagtttttttaagtgtgtccCTGTGAAATGTAAGAACACTGTCATGCTTGCAAATTATTGAAAGAAAATAGAGGCCAGATTCTTAAATGAACTTGATAAACAGCTGAATTatctggggggggggagccGCATTATGTCATTGTTTAACTGATCCAACAACTCGCTTTAATCGAACCAAAAGGGGGCCCCTCAAACCATTTTGTCTGCCAGTTTCCCAACATTTACTCagcttcctctttctccctttcttttttcactcccagacggatatttcctctttattttccttcggtgactttcattgacaagcGTTGGTTTTCAAAGCAAAAAGACACGCCACGCTTAGCAGGTCAACGAGAGGGAGTGCTGTTAGACGGAGCCCCCTTTAGGAGGTTTTCTTTCTCCGTctttgcaaaatttgcacattttgagccactgctgtggtttaaagtttgtcagccccaGGGGCCCCccactggcctggggccccaagcagttgcttGCCTTGCCTATTAACAAACAGCGCCTCTGCCAAAAGCCAACCCTGGATTATCATATAAAGCCCATGCAGTCATATGCAGCCATTGTGTATAGTCTCATTTCTGCAGTTATTACATTTTAGGGGATTTGCTGATATAAATGTCCTTTTCCTGAGAGGACCTACTGCTGACTGCAGTTCAAAATGAGACCGCTACAAATGCACTTTGCAGCTCTCAGAGGTCCTGCAAAACGACAAGCACACTCAGTCAACTTTTCCTGAAATAAACGAGGGCTTTAGGAGAGAATTTGTTCGGCGTGTGCTCTCACATTGTAAGTAAAAGATGCCCTTTTGTCCTTCCTGCACACCTGCTTAATGGAAACACTGCTAATGTAACACCCTAagaatgattgtgtgtgtgtgttgtggcaGAGGAGCAAGGCCGCTCGGGCCGTTCTCTTCTTGATTCATAGCAGAGCAGACAGGCCTCGACCTGGGTCAGGAGGTAAAACGTCACAGGCCCTTCACCTGTGTGTGCACCCACAGAGGGGATCCTCGAGAGAGCACGTCTCGACTCATTTCCTCACGCAGCTCTCTTGTGGGTTTCTCTGAAGCCAAAGTGCCCCCTGGTGAGCAGACGTAAGAAAAGTCCCTGAGCAAGAGGACTTACGAAGGATTTAGCGCTGCCTTTTCATCAAACACAACTTGTGTACACACATGAGAATCACATCATTTTCCAGTCTAATTATACTTTAAAGCTCCAGATCTTCATGaactatttatataaatattcaGCATAATTCTGTGTAGCCTACAGCTATGCTCCCCCTCCCCTGTTCTGTTCTGGATATAGATCCAATGTAGCATCAATGACTACTTGCCTCAGGAGAGTTATAGTGCTTATTCCAGCAGACAGAGCAAGGAGATCACATGAATATCACATCCCAGTGGAGCTGTAGCTTTGGCTGCTGTTTAAAGCCTAATCAATGAAAGAAACATGACCCGTGTCTATCTGATGTGTGGAGACGACAAGATgtttctgggaaaaaaaactgcatgccAAGAGTGATTCAGGAAAGAGATAATATGAAGAGAAACGTTTACACAGATACAGGAGCATTTGTGATGTTCCGCAGCACTGCTAGGCACATGATTTAATGACTATATTTAACACCTGGGTAAATTGTAGCagagaaaagcaacaaaatgcagcagcagctccctgGAGTTGAGCTCGCTGACTATGGAGATGTGACTGATATAGCTGCAGGCACAGGCTACCTTCAATGTCCAAAGCCATTAGTGATTCCTGTACTACTAAAGCGCTGCTCCAGGGTACCCATTTCCCTTGCATTAATGATTACCTTCCACCTTAGCAAATCAAAGGCTTATTCAAATGCCTCTGCCTACCTACACATACTCCCTAAATAACCCGGGTTAGTGGGCTCAGGGAGCTTTTGATGGCCAGAATGTATGGAGAGAGACGGAAACATGCAGCTTGTCTGGTACATTTGAAAGCAGAACCATTTATTATCAAGTACGAGAATATCAaacaagagagaagaaaaacagttcATCCGTTTCACAAACTCgtttttttgctgcagttttGATCACTTAAACCAGCAGAGATAGAACGACTTATTAAGCTTGGAGACTCCTCCAGTTAATCTTATGCCCCTAGTTacagtttgtcttctttttttttttttttgccttatcATTTGATTATAGAATGGCTCTGCTGAAACCAGAGTCCACAACAGAAGTTAATAAGAGGCTATACAAAGGGGGTTTGTAAATGTTAGTTTTGTAAAGTGCTTCATTCCCCCTTTTTGTCCTAATCAAGACAAGGCAGCGGCTCCTTCGAGTCTGATCCGTGATCGGGTTACTTATTGCCAGTCGAAGGTGCGCTTCACCAGCCTGAAGAAGGTTCGGTTGTGCTCCTGTAGGTAGGAGCGGAGCTGCTGGAGGACGGTGCTGTTCACTGCCGGGTGAGGGCGCCCTTTGGACTCGTGCAGACAGCGCTCTCTACCGTCACTGCGGATGCAGTAAAACCCCTTGGTCTGGTTGAAGTAGAAGTTGGAGGATACTATCCTTGGAGGCAGGTTGAGGAAACGTTCCACCTTCTGGAGCTCTGGCAGCGGGTCGCGAATCAGAGCGTCCCCGTCTACAATGTGTATCTGTTCCAGGGGGAAGTGACGCAGCCAGTTCCGCATGTGGATATCGTACAGGCTCCTCTGAATGGCCTTGTACCTGATGTTTAAGGCTCCGTTGCGCACTAGCAGGTTCTCAATGGCTTGCACAGGCTTGTGGTTCTCAAGGCGGTTGAAGTAGACCTGGGTATAGTCGGATATGACACGCTCTGCTGGGTCCCGCAAGATCAGCAGCAGCTTTATGGACGAGTTCATGGCGCAGATGCGTTCTGGTGCGAGGGCTGATGTGAAGTAACCTGGAGTCTTTTCCACCGTGATCTGGTGCGGGTAAGAGTAGGGCATCAGCTCGCGGTACCACTCAAAGCCCTTGGCATAGTTCTCATCCCAGTCAAAGAAGTGCACCTcggtggcagcagcagcaacctCAGGGTGAATGTCCAGCATCTCCAACAGCGCTCTAGTTCCCCCCTTGCGTACCCCGATGATGATACTGTGCGGGGCTCTTTTACTTGTCCCGGGGGGTGGAGATGAGGGCAACACTCCAGAGAAATTGGCTGGTAGTCCAGAATCAAAGTCTAGTGACATGTCAAATCCTGCCTGGACGAGCTCAGGCGGGGCAGCATACGTCTGGAGAACCAGAAGAAACGCAGAAGCCAGCAGACGAGCCATGGTGATGACTGAAGAGCGAGGATTGGTcaggagacaaaagaaaaaagggaaaggtaCAGAGTGTTTTAGCTGAGGATGAGATCTGTGTTTGTGAGCTCAGGGGTAACAAGGGCGGTGCGAAGTGCAGTCTTTGTCAGCCATTGGGTttcacctggaggaggaggagaaatcaTCGACAGTCCACGGCACATCTGTGGGAAAgaacaaagagataaaaaagagaagaaaagcttTTAGATTTCAGGAATATAAAGCAGAATGAATGTCTACATTACACTGAAATGGCACTTTCCTCATTCCCCTGAAAAAGCAATCCAGCCATAAATACAATCTGTGTCTGTTATAAGTGTATCATCTCAAACGGATCATCTCAATTCATCTTTCTTCGAGTCTCTTTTCATCTTCCCTCTTCCCATCTGCTCTCTCCTCTAACTCCATACAGTCACTTTCAATTCATTCTGTAATGTCTGCGACTGAAAGGCATTACGTAAGACAGCTTGTTAGAAAATGTGAGATATGTAAATGTATCTGAAGGCCAGCAGACAGGGCAGTTGAGCTTCGTCTTTGTCTGCCAGAATTCACATTAGAATCAATACACCtaacacccccacacacacacacacaccccagcCAGGAGCATCACAATCAAGGCAGTCTGAGACTTATAAAGATACATTTATAACAGGAAATCAGAAGAGTTCCCACTTCTAGGTGACTTT
This window harbors:
- the hs3st1l1 gene encoding heparan sulfate (glucosamine) 3-O-sulfotransferase 1-like1, whose amino-acid sequence is MARLLASAFLLVLQTYAAPPELVQAGFDMSLDFDSGLPANFSGVLPSSPPPGTSKRAPHSIIIGVRKGGTRALLEMLDIHPEVAAAATEVHFFDWDENYAKGFEWYRELMPYSYPHQITVEKTPGYFTSALAPERICAMNSSIKLLLILRDPAERVISDYTQVYFNRLENHKPVQAIENLLVRNGALNIRYKAIQRSLYDIHMRNWLRHFPLEQIHIVDGDALIRDPLPELQKVERFLNLPPRIVSSNFYFNQTKGFYCIRSDGRERCLHESKGRPHPAVNSTVLQQLRSYLQEHNRTFFRLVKRTFDWQ